The Salvia miltiorrhiza cultivar Shanhuang (shh) chromosome 2, IMPLAD_Smil_shh, whole genome shotgun sequence DNA window attaatttaatttggacaTGTTTTAAGTCCACTCAATATTGTATGGGATGAGATGGTGGTAGACTGGTAGTTAACCTTGAGCGGTTGGTCCATGAAAGAAGAATTAGTAGAAGTCAAAAAGAGAGCGCAAATCATAATACGCAGACGATGGATGAAGCGGTAATTTTATTAGAAAGCAAGATGGTAGCCGATGGGCTAAACACTAGCTGATTTATTTAacatggagagagagagagagagtgtgttgaATTAATCGAAGTAGCGAGGGCAGGAGCAGGGGCTCATTCTGCACTTGGTGGGGAGCGAGCACATCGCTGCATCTCTATCTGCCCCTGCGGCATTTCCATCATCATCTCCTTCACTGCTTGGCACCGGCATTCCGAACTCACCTGCCTCAGCTCCTCGCAGCACTCTTCCAGGTGCTCCTCTCCGTAGCGGCGGCCGCTCCTCAGGAAGGCATCTTCACCCCTCCTCATCTTGCTCTCCGCCCACATCATGCACCTCCTCATCGGCATCTGCTCCTCTACCTCCCGCTCGCATTGCTCGCCCCTAGGCCTGTAGCTGTACGCAGACGCGCTGCCCACCGCCACCAACACGAGGATCAGAGCTGCCACCTGCTTGCCCGCCATTGCTATCTGATGTACGTTGCTTACGTGGTAATTATATAACAAGATTGTTGTTGGTTGTGTGTGGATGATGGTAGTGGCCAAGTGGGAGCGGTATTTATAGAGGATTTGAGGGATTTGCATGCCCCCAACGTGGTGGCGCGGTGCTGAGCTGAGGTGTCGATACGGCGGAGCGGAGCTTCCACGTACCTAAATTCATGCATATGGTGCCATTGCAGAGATCATATGTGGGATCAACTGAAAGCTACAACTCCATCCAAATTTGGCGCTTTTGGGATTAAGGGCTTTCTTTCCGTGCATGTGTGTATCTACAAATATACTACTGTTCTATCAATAATATCTAGGTAACACCCAAACTTTTACTACTAGTTGTGTATTCTTATTTAACATGCATTGAATATAGAgtaataaattcattaattcTCGCTTAACATGCATTGAATATTGAGTCATAAAATCATTAATTTAGGCTGCAGACTTGGTGAAATCACTCTACTTCCCATCCAAATGGGCATCCATGAGTTTTTATACATagtatataaaaagaaaatcaagaTTTATTTCAAACCGAAAgtttgaataattgaaattCAAATTAGGTTGTTGTGAGAACCGATGAAATTAAAGTGTTTCTGACCAACACATAAAAAAGTATGAAAGAGAAGGGATCTAAACTGTAAACGTCGGTCTCTCTTTAATCACGAACTGACTGAAATTGCGACTTCGCCGGAGTTAAGTTCACAAGGAGAGTATAACGGTTTGCTTGGATGGTCGATTGAAATAGCTTCAAATGTTCTAATTTTATGGTCGAGATGGATATCTTAAACTTGTGGTGCGGATGTAAAagttaaaataatagtaaaataaatatactattattttaatttaaagtaataattattgttaaaaaagtttaagaaattattattgattttaaaacaagaaaaataaatataaaaagaaaattaattttaaattaaatgattatttaacgatgaattaacaataaaataataaaataaaattaatctaacatTAAATTATTTAGTAACGCcggaaataataaaaataaaaattaattttaaattattatttaacgACGAATTAATGatggaaataataaaataaaattaattttagatttatttattagttaacaacaaattaacaatgagaataataaaaataaaattatttctaacttaaattattaattaacgacagattaaaaatgaaaataattaaaataaaattaattttaaattatattattatttaacgATGGATTAAcgataaaatttaatttataaaataaaaaaatcggaTTGGTTGTTAATGCCGCTTTTTTAACTACAAATCCATTTTCGTAATTAATTTGaagtttttttaattagtgtctCTTTCATAGGCCGTCGTGGCGCCGCCACCGTCCTCGCTCACCGACGCAGTTATGATACCACGCTCTCGCAGCCGCTTGTCAGGTGGTAAGAAACTGATTAATATTCCTTTTCAGATTAACTTAAAATCCACTATTTTCGAATTCTTCACcattcttttctattttaagtCTTCTTCACTGCGACCGGCATGCTTTTTAGTTTTTGCTATATCACTGGcaacttcttttttttgttattcattAGATTTCCAATTTGTGTTGTGTGGTTAATCGTATAGGTAacaattaaaattcaattttaagcTAGAGCTCCACAACTTAATTacctaaataattaattaacgaGATGGAAATCATTAGATTTCCAATATGTGTTGTGTGGTTAATCGGACATGATGAAAATCAAGAGTTACATTATATCCGACTTTGTTACTAAATTAGATCAACTGTTCTAGAACGATATTGTAATTTTGCATTTCCTATTCCAACCATGAGTTACTTTCTAATCAATCTACCTGAACAATTATTTTGAGCATATATATTAATCTATGCAAATCTTCATAATGCGGTAATAAATTTTATTCAATGtcgtaaaattaaataaaatgtatacgaTTTTAGCATATCTAGCATGAACAATAATAGAAGAAGATATTTTGATCATGTAGTTTCTTAAGTCAAGAGGGGTGGTCCCTGGTAACAGAGGGGGAAGCTTTCTCAACTCAAGCTTAGATAATAGGGTGTTATGTGTAATTCTGAAGGCTAAAATTTACTGGTTCAATTCGTACTGTCATACTGTGGCATATTGATAAGCTTAAcgatgagttttttttttatcataattacTTTAGttaatttgaaatatttgattaaCAGAATAAGTTGTTAATTTGTTATGCTGAAACTTTGGTTGTTAAACTGGAATTCACGTAGTGATATATTTGATTAGTTGGAGAATAAAAAATTGTATGCTCACTATCAAGAATGTTATGTATAAAACTCGATCTTTCTATAATTTGCTAAATTATTTATAGCTGCAAGtctaatttatgttttattgattatttaatgcttattaattaatttcttatcacTATTGGATATCAAAAGTGTTGAACAAACATCGAGCTTGAAAACCGATAAAAAGTAAAGGTTGTTCGGTATATATAGGGAGCCTCGCATCGAGCGAATATCGAGAGAGAGTACTTCAGTCATGTCCGGCTTCGACAAAGAGCAGAATGTGAATCTCCTAGAGGGTGTAAAGCAGTAACAGTTTAAAGTTACAACGGACATAATCAAGCAGCTGCAAGAACAATCAAGTACTCCTCAAATCTCAATCcgatatatatacacacacatagtTCCCTTGATTCCTAGAACACAAAATATATGGAAATAAATATTGCTGTCTATTTCCATGACGATTATCAATCCTCAtcactaaaattaaaatatcattcAACTACTTTTCAAAATCAATCTTAATCGGTCCCTACTCGTATTAAAGTACCTATAACAAATACTATTAACTACAGAAATTGAacattaattaatcattttgAAGGGGTCCCTAATCTTGTTTTCTTTCATCTTCATCTAATACCTATTCTACAGTAACACAAGAGTCGGTCCCAACGCCTAGAAATTTCCTCCATGGTTATTACTGCACTTTTAGTATAGTGTCGTTTACTCCAACCACAATTATTGACTTATTAATCTATAACTAAAAATGTCTTATTGAAAACATAATGGAGTATATATTGTTGTAGAGCAGACAGTTTGAAATTGCATTGTGTCTGTATTATTTAGTGTGAcgtgtattaattaaataaaataatttaaaaaaatcaaaatttcgaaaaaaaagCTGAGATTTGTAAAATCTACTACAATTGCATCGGGTGAAAAATCAATAACAAAAGATCCTGGTCTAAAACCGCAAAGAAAATTATCCCGAGTAATATTTGTAGATTTCTCATTGTGGTCtaagaaataaaaattgagaaatttCGAAATCTTGGAAAATGTTGTAACTTATTACGATTGCATCGAGTGagaaaaatcaataataatagaTCCATCCCTTTTTAAAacagcaaaaaaataaaattatctcGAATAGCAGCTGCGGATTTCTCATCTTCGTCGtctaaaaaaacaaaatcactcGTCACAATATATACACACACTAGTGAATTTATTTCATGCACCCTGAATTTCCATCTTCACTTTCTTGATAAAATCTTCACatttcttcttcaattcttCTGTATCAATCccttcatcatcttcttcgtcATGTTCATGTTCATCCCATTTTTTGACTTCGAAATTCTGCAAATCTTCTTCAACTTCCTCTGCAGAAAAACTAACTTTTTCTTCAAGAATTTCTACTTTCCCAACACCATTTATCTTGCTCTCTTCAAGTCCATCTTTCTCGGGCCGATGATGGACGGTTTTTGGGCCCGAATCGACGGGTGTGATCTTGCTGATGAGCCCGGATGATTGTATGATGAAAACAAGAATCCCATTGCAGAGGAGGAAGATGCAGTTTCTCTCAGTTGTGTAAGTGAAGAGCTTGAAGTTGAAGTTGTTCAAGTGTGAGACAAGATGATCATAGGAGTGAAGAAAGAGAGGAGTGAGAGAGGAGTGAGAGAGGAAGAGTGAAAAAACAGAGAGTGGGAGGAGGATTTGAGTGATCTTCTTGAGATGTTTGAATCTGTCTGAATGATTCTTCATGTTCTCCATTTGATCATTGTAATGAGCCatgatgtgtgtgtgtgggagagagagagagagagagggagaggggatGGTATGTAGTGAGAGGAGACTTTGGGTTGCAATTTTAATTATGGCAGGTGAGGTGATATTGAATggtttatataaaatattttggcGTGGAAATTGGGTTTAAAAAATGACTTAGGAGGAGACTTTTTTgtccttcttctttttattgtgAAAAAAATGACTTAGGAGGagacttattttttatttttatttttatttttttaaatacagagatAACAAATTTAGCTTCTCTGTCAGAAAAAAGATgttatctttttcttctttctatTTGAAAGGGGTGAGACCtggaaattttctttttcaagatAAATAATCTAAGGGACATATAAATCTAATTTTATGGACTATTCAATTTCTCTTGTCTATTCATCATGGTCCCTCCTCTTTAATTTCAAGTATGGGGAGAAATGTTAATTTCAAATAGATTAAAATGATACTATCCTGTGTCTCCTATTGCAGGAGTCCATTTCATTCTTTGAAGTTCATTCTCTTTATGATAAATTATTTGTTTACCCCGAAATTGCTTGGGCCCTGGGCCATTATGGTTTGAGGTtgtttcaaataaataaaaataaccgAGTATAATGTAAGGTTGTATaacaaaattattataaatgggCAATTAATTGCTCAAAAGGGGTactaattaatcaaactcaTCATAATTAATGGGCATGTTTTAGATGATATACATTataaaaatggtaaaaaaataaaataaaattgggtTTATCTCGATAATTATGTTATTTCTTTATACTATTTTTCTTGAATAAAAGATACTAGTCCATTTATGAGTGTAAAAGATAGTCAAAACTTCAACCGACCCACCCTTATAATAAATTACTAGGACCGGCGTTTTTAGActttcgaattttcaatttggTAGGTTGGAATAGTTCCCCGACACTATTGATTTtgacaattttttaatttaatattttaggCTCTTGTTAGTGATATTTTGTAAAATGACGTACCATAAGATTGAAAACAACATTATTCCTTAacactaattttcattattcttTTATATGTTATTTAAGACTAAGGGATTTGTTAATTCAGTGCCAAACTCGTGAGTTGGTTTGAATAGTCCAACAATTTGAGAGagtaaaaagttaaaaaaaattcagcTCAAATAATTCGAAACTGAATAGTTCGACAATTTGATAGGTTGGCTTCAAAATAATCcgaattttataaaatttatttgaaaACAATGTGTTTGGCtggttatataatttttttttttattgtaatttagttttttaatttcattactTTGCTTCTGAAAGttttatatagtactatatcCATCCCATAATAAATGTTCCACTTTCCATGATGAGATGTTTCGTTACAaatgtatcatttattttttgacTACATATTCTCTCTAtgtacttaatatttaaacaattttcaccaatcagctttatctactaattacacattttttaatcttcgtgtccaaaagtaatgtgatatttgtaatgagacggagggagttttttttttttttaagtttgtgaaatgtatttttgatttaatattcaaaagtcatattcatcatttcacttttatatgtttttaatctaatacttaacataaaatatttaaaagtaaaatttaaaaaatgataattacTTAAGAACAATGTGTGCATCTTTATCCATCTAAGATCAgttgcatattttttattttatattttaaatataatcaaataagcaaatcCGCACGCAAGCGGGACCTCTAAGGTGGGAAAATAATTAACCGTACGCATGCGGAACCACTATTCACACAAAGTGGGAATACTACCTACACAAAAGTGGAAAATAACCGCACAGGTGgaaccactacccacacaaaatgAGAATACAACTCACACAAAAGTGGAAATTAAAACTACACCCCACGCAGGCGGAATTGATTAgttgtatattaattattatgtaaatcaatgttgaaatattatttatttacgcaaacaaattaattattatgtaaatcaatgttgaaatattatttatttacgCGTGTATTTGTTTGTTAAGAATATAAAATTATCAAGAgaaatatattagttattttttttatactccctccgtcccacatgGATAGGCTGATTGGgattttcacaaagattaagaaaaatcattagaaatgaaaatatataagtaaatttcctagtatgtctatatttattatttaatgatgtattaaagtgggagtaaaataaagaattaaatagggatataatagtaaatgagtaaaaaaagattaatttttatggAAATTacaagcctatataaatgggacattcaaaaaaggaaaacaagtcTAAGCatatgggacggaaggagtatttttttttgagttcACGTAGCTCGATGAGGTAGCCCCAAACTCAAAGGTTTGGGATTATAGTTGAGAATTTATAGTCCAACAAAATTTCAATCCGAATAGCTCATCAACTTTGATGAAACTGGCCCAAAATTCTATAAGTTGATTCGATTAACATCCCTATTTAAGACAAATAGGCAAAATATAGCTTGAACTTTGTGATATTCTCTTGAATCTTGCATTTTCTTTAAGATTCTCACACTGTTTATGATCTTCATAAATCATAATACAAAATTAGAgctaaataaaaaacaaatttatCAATCGAATTATCCAATATTTTTTCTATCCCGTTAAAAGTGGCTCATTTCGTTTCgatatgaaaattaaaaaggtataaattgaaaaaaagagTAGATCCcacattttttcaaaaattaattattgtcCTATATAAATTGAGCTATTTTTAATGaaactgatcaaaaaaaaaaaaaaaaaaaaacgaatcaCTTTTAATGGGATTTGAGAAATATCATTTATACCAAATTGTAGGATGAGTCAAAAATCTattaaaacattatacatattgGTACCCAAAAATCATATCATCCGACGAACTTCGTCTCATCACTAAACTATCAAACAAACATGGAGTAACTCTCAAATAGTATAATCATAAATATGAGTTACTAAAAATGTAGTGTGAATTGACAAACTTCCAACAAATTTAAACATTTTGTTTCATTCAGTATCATTGAATTCTTGATGCGAAATGGGAACACAATTTTTTTCCCACATGTGAAACAAAGAAATTAAGAGTTGACGTGGACCATAAAGAgcaatgagaaaatattattttcatcaaaatttaaaatggtCCAAGAAAAATTAGGATGATAGTAGGGCAAGTTTATAGGATAAGATCGACCAACTATTAAAATAAGTGTGTTCTTATCTAGCCTTTTTTGGCACAAGTTATTTTCTACTAAAAACATTTTTAGTTTATGATACTCCATATGACATCCACAACAATCGGTGAAATttagtacttcctccgtccgtCAAGATGATGTCAAATTGGTTGggcacaaaatttaataaaattgttgatgattttgatgtagtggagaaatgatcccaccactttatgagatgtgtggttgaaattgaattttgagcgggttttttttgtaaataaagagtgttagtaaggataaaatattaaaaataatgatgggaaagtgacataattttgACGGACGTTCAATATAATAATTGTGATATAATCTTAGCGGCCGGAGCAAGAAATTGAGAATGCAATTTTGGGATAATAGTTGTGACGTGGGCGGGATATGAAGTCACTTTGATATCGTCGTCGAATCCTTCAAACTACCTCAGCCTGCCTACGGCCTACCTGTAATTACAGGTGTCAAACTTTGGAGCCGAGCTAGTTTCTACCCACCCAAAAAACGGACTTTTTTGGATTACCCATGGGCCATGGGCCAATGCCTTAGATATCGAGTCGGGTTGGACCCATGGATCAAATGGAAAATTCGGAACCGTCAATAGCCCAAAGTGTAAAACCCACGTTCAGTAAAATTAGTGAGGTGAAGAGCCCAAGCTATGAAAGCCCATTAACATAATAGAGCCAAATCAGGAAGCGTTAAACTATATGTAAGCGCCGCTCATTTCTTCGCTATTTCTGCCTACCAGACGagcttcatcttcttcagcTGGTTCATGCTTGgtatttctattttctttccTTTCTATTTTTTCAACCCAATCTTTCTATTTATTCAATCCATAGAGAATTTGTGcttgaatgtaatatttcaaagaTTGAAAAGGTGTTTGTGTTTTGAACCTGATCAAGAAAATGAGTTTGGTTTTGCACTACTGTTGGAGCAAATTACTTGCTGCATTTTGAATTTTGCTGTATGGTTCGGTTCTTTAAAAATTCCGATTAATAGCTCGGTTATTTTTAACGTAAAACCGAATACCCACTTACCGACTCcgttatttttttcaaaaattcagTTAATTATATTCGTTTATTATTTAGGCCAAAACGGCCGAATAACCAACTCACTTCCTCTCTCCTCTACTGGCAGTGAGTGACAATGGCGGAAAACAGAAGCAAAGACCTCTTGGAGCTGGAGGCCAAGCCAGGCGCCGTCTCCTCCGCCTCAAACTTAGGTAGAAGAATCCCTTTCTTAATTGCTTTGTttacatttctctctcttcagcTTTCCAGTTCTGCTCTTCTCTCAGTGCTCAGCGAAGAATTTTTGTATGCCAATTTTGCAGAATCAAAACTCTTTGTATGCAAGAAAGATGTCCCTTTTTCTCCTTCTGATGCTTCTCGTCAGAAGCCCACCATGGCTCCTCTGCCCAAGAGCCAATgtactatctctctctctcttaaccTGTGATTAATGATAAGCCCTTTCTGTTTCTTGGATATTATGGTTGTGTATTGGTtttgtataaataatttaaCTTCAGAGTGTTGGTGTATGCCCACAATTGTAGAAAATCTGATTGCAAATTGCTGTGTTTTCTTCTGTTACGGACTTTCAACATTCATAAGTCAAGCTCCTGCCCTTCAGCTTTTGTgagaaatataaatgaattcATGTTTGTGCTTCGATTATACCGAAAACAAGAACTTAGACAAGTTGTGTAGGGGAATGGCTAGCTGCTTTAGCTTTGATCTTAAGTTTCTTGATAACTTATCATCATCAGATTTGTTTGTTTTATACCATTGCTTAGTCAAGTTCTTAGTTTGAGTTGAGCCACCTATTGTGTGATTCGGGCACTGCAAGACCAGCATTGCTTTTGATTGGAGATATGTAGACTTCAGTGAAAGAGGGAATTGATTGATGCAATTCAGTTGCATATGATGATGAATTTGATCTAATTGATGTGAGGTACCTGTTATGATATTTGGGGCGTTGCTTTTGATTAGAGATGTTTAGTTTCAATGGACGAGGCGGTTGATCCAAATCAGGGGTTGCTTGTGATAAAGTGATTTGCTGAAGTTATTAGTTTATGGTGAGGTAGCTATTATGTTGATCGGGTGCTGAAAAACAAAAACCAGCTCTGTTTTTTGCGAGATATACAGACTTCTATGGAAGAGGCAATCGTTCCAAATCTCGGATGAAGTTTAATTTGTCAACGCAGTTCACCTGATGAGGTGCTTGTTTCTTTACGTGGTTCTGCTTTTCCATCCGCTGGAAAGATTTCAACCTCATGTTACCATTTGATAATTGCATTCTTAACTAATCTAAGGGTTTTTGTAAATGTCTTTTATGCTGATTGTGCAACTATGTGGTTTCAATAACTGAACTCGTGTGTTCTCAATGCATGTGTGTTTTTCTGGATTCGATGAAGTTTGGTTTGTTAGTGATGAGGGAATCTTATGCTACTTGCAGTTCTGGGGAAGGTGAAGGACTTCTTAGGAGTTCTATCAGAATCGAATAAAAAACTGATGGAGGATGCAAAGGCACGGTCTAACTTCTGATTCAATTCAAACATTTTATGTGATTGTTAGTTTCTCAAACTTGAATGAGCTCTGATCGTGGTTCCTACTAAATGCAGGAACGCCCCGATAGTTATGATATTGAAGTGATCAGTGGAGATGAATCTAAATACATTGAGATGGTAAATActgcatttaaaatttgaactcGGGAATTACATTTTCTCACATCTTCTTGTTGACAGGATCTCATGTTGGGTATTGCTGATCTTCACACCCCGGAGGCCGTTGCTGCAGCCGAGTCTGCAATGGCCGGTTATCGACCACCAGTTCGTATGGCAGAAAGCAGCAGCAGGTCAGAAGACGAAGATAGCagtgatgatgaagatgatgcaGAAGAAGACGGGAATCACGAACAAGATACTGAAGCTGGCTCAGAATCTGTGAAGCTCGGATTGAAGGTAGGAGATTCTTTGTGTCAAGAATCGAAGAAACAGAAGCCTAAGAAGCGGCCCAAGATTGTTGAGCTCGCGTAGAATATGTTGCAGAAGCTATATTGACAGATTATGTGGCAAATAATCAAGAATTGATACTGTTTTCAGCTAAGCTGTTGATCGTTCTTGACCATTTTCTTCCAAGATTTGGTTCAATTTTGTATGTAAGATTGGTATGGAACTAAAGAatgcttgatttcttgttgGAATCTCGAGTTTTTATGTATGTTTTAGACAAACTATTGCTCAGTTTTAACTTTATTAATCTCATGATATGTTGTTCGGTTTGACGGATTAGACATGATTTAATCTCATGATATGTTGTTCGGTTGGGTAAACTCGACCCAATACTCATTTTTGGAACAATACCATATAGAATTAGTCTTGTTTTATAAATTTAGCATCTTTCTATGTCAAAATTAATTTCGGGTAACCTAATACATATTGATAATATGGAATAGGATgcgaaataaaaataagaagaaatgaATCTCTCAAAGCAACCAGTCATCAGCTAGCCCTACCAAAAATTTCACACACCACAGTGAAATTCAGACAACTACAAGAGTCAAGAGCCATGTTATCATCAAATGCtaggatgaagaagaagttgTATCGTTGCTCGGTGAATTGCCACCATACCAAGCAATCTAAATCAAATCCGGAAAAGAAATTGTGTTATTTGTAATACATGTAGCTAGTTTGTAGCTTATAGACAAACGTATCCATTTTGCTTACatttaaatactccctctgtttttTTGTGTGTCCTATTGAGAAAAAATACAATACCAAAACAGATGAAATACTATATTTATACTTATACTcctatttattattttcaaaatttaatggcTAACTTATGATATTGGAGGACCCAATATCACCATGTGAATTCATTTAAAGCTTAAACTGACTTTGTCTTGTTGCGTTATTTACTGTTTGTAGTTTGTTTCGTTATGATTGAATTGAACAATGACTCAATGAGGTTGGATCACGTGAAATATTTATTGGTTGGCATTAAATTATTGTCACCTTAGGAGTATTCTTCGAACTAGAACAATAGACTTTGTTTTGATATATAGACAAACCGACACCTGTTACCTTTTTCCTTCTACATCTTTACCAGGGCATTGCGAAAACTTAATTACATGATTTTCATatataaaaatgtcaaaataatTTTGTTACGTATACTAAAGTaaatttgttat harbors:
- the LOC131009930 gene encoding 2S seed storage protein 1-like, which codes for MAGKQVAALILVLVAVGSASAYSYRPRGEQCEREVEEQMPMRRCMMWAESKMRRGEDAFLRSGRRYGEEHLEECCEELRQVSSECRCQAVKEMMMEMPQGQIEMQRCARSPPSAE
- the LOC131009931 gene encoding uncharacterized protein LOC131009931, which produces MENMKNHSDRFKHLKKITQILLPLSVFSLFLSHSSLTPLFLHSYDHLVSHLNNFNFKLFTYTTERNCIFLLCNGILVFIIQSSGLISKITPVDSGPKTVHHRPEKDGLEESKINGVGKVEILEEKVSFSAEEVEEDLQNFEVKKWDEHEHDEEDDEGIDTEELKKKCEDFIKKVKMEIQGA
- the LOC131008742 gene encoding uncharacterized protein LOC131008742 is translated as MAENRSKDLLELEAKPGAVSSASNLESKLFVCKKDVPFSPSDASRQKPTMAPLPKSQFLGKVKDFLGVLSESNKKLMEDAKERPDSYDIEVISGDESKYIEMDLMLGIADLHTPEAVAAAESAMAGYRPPVRMAESSSRSEDEDSSDDEDDAEEDGNHEQDTEAGSESVKLGLKVGDSLCQESKKQKPKKRPKIVELA